A single window of Chloracidobacterium sp. DNA harbors:
- the cas9 gene encoding type II CRISPR RNA-guided endonuclease Cas9 (Cas9, originally named Csn1, is the large, multifunctional signature protein of type II CRISPR/Cas systems. It is well known even to general audiences because its RNA-guided endonuclease activity has made it a popular tool for custom editing of eukaryotic genomes.), with protein sequence MPHAKTVLGLDLGVTSVGWALLTTSFDEEGSIISREITDAGVRIFPATTEDKTNAPKNHKRRTSRGQRRLVMRKAQRRNDLRAMLADNGLLPAIESATSAESFQELGDPYELRVRALSEKLTPYEIGRSIYHLSKRRGFLSNRKSGDANEDGKVLGGIARIREELASGNFKTIGQLLSTKEKKRKHFTHRAMTEDEFESIWSTQSAFDPTLLTDDLKMRVKNTIFYQRPLRSQRGLIGKCSFETDKKRCDLARQEAQRFRYWQDLNNLQIQNRATLNWRILKDVEKELLVKELENIEVLKYEKLRKVLKLDDDVRINLEANDKKIKGNSTAYQFRKALKKTDKPWDDFTAEQQDRLIEELFRIDNELALKRRLSEHWQFDDEQIHKLEGVWHKLEDGYSRLSLKAIRKVLPLMMAGKRYDEAASEAYGDHRKTFGAGNSLKLQLPPKDLRNPIVFKALCEVRKVVNAIIRKHKLPDEIRLEMARDLKLTKIQKERSMKQQNENKRINVQAEEFFKQKFNLENVSSTDKLKYRLWKESGERCPYTGKNIPPESLLDDGLVDIEHIIPYSKCFDDSYMNKTICDAKFNREVKRNQAPGEIYDRESQQFFELMERVKMLPSPKVRKFEQSKEELAQTDWAGRQLSDTRYICKEVRGYLRQLYPYSPDESKYVQVVAGGATANLRHVWHINAILSDGDIEVKNRTDHRHHAVDAIVIALTDRWLYQYISKLAGRNRELMKRKLSGFELPWESFLSDVEDALNSIVISHAPTRRIRGQFVEETAYGPTVTPGVYVTKKELSSMTPKMVENIIDETIKELVKARLSAFDGDFKKAFGDETNPLLHSDGKTPIRKTRIYVKMSPDTLVPIRDTSGKEYKYYPLAGNHHVRIYENTLTEDRKAVLVPRFYAAQRSWKPADLGPEWRLLFTLCSNDYVEFLGDDGRLRVYRVQKMSGGQNWQVQLRPLEDTRAGYIPGITVVMTGSNALRKITRKLQVDPLGHLTQAND encoded by the coding sequence ATGCCTCACGCAAAAACTGTACTTGGCCTAGATCTCGGCGTCACATCGGTCGGTTGGGCTCTCTTGACGACATCGTTCGACGAAGAAGGGTCGATCATATCACGCGAGATAACCGACGCCGGAGTTCGCATCTTCCCTGCCACAACCGAAGACAAGACGAATGCTCCCAAAAATCACAAGCGACGCACTTCGCGCGGCCAACGTCGATTGGTTATGCGTAAGGCTCAACGCCGTAATGATCTGCGCGCGATGCTGGCAGACAACGGCCTTTTGCCTGCGATCGAATCGGCGACATCGGCCGAGTCATTTCAGGAGTTGGGCGATCCGTACGAGTTGAGAGTACGGGCATTGAGCGAAAAGCTGACTCCGTATGAGATCGGGCGTTCGATCTACCATCTGTCAAAACGGCGCGGATTTCTCAGTAATCGAAAGTCGGGCGACGCAAACGAAGACGGCAAAGTTCTCGGGGGTATCGCGCGGATTCGCGAAGAGTTAGCGTCGGGCAATTTCAAAACTATCGGCCAACTCCTCAGCACCAAAGAAAAGAAGCGAAAGCACTTTACCCATCGGGCGATGACCGAGGACGAATTCGAATCTATTTGGTCGACACAATCCGCATTTGATCCGACATTGCTTACGGACGATCTAAAAATGCGTGTAAAGAACACGATCTTTTATCAGCGCCCGCTACGGTCCCAACGTGGTCTGATAGGCAAATGTTCTTTCGAAACTGACAAGAAACGCTGCGACCTCGCTCGGCAGGAAGCCCAGCGGTTTCGGTATTGGCAGGACCTTAACAATCTACAGATACAAAATCGGGCCACGCTAAATTGGCGGATATTGAAAGATGTCGAAAAGGAACTGCTTGTTAAGGAACTCGAAAACATCGAAGTTCTTAAATATGAGAAATTGCGAAAGGTTCTGAAATTGGATGATGACGTCAGGATCAATCTCGAAGCCAACGACAAGAAGATCAAGGGCAATTCGACCGCATATCAGTTCCGAAAAGCGCTAAAGAAAACTGATAAGCCGTGGGATGACTTTACCGCAGAACAACAGGATCGCCTTATCGAAGAACTATTTCGGATCGACAATGAGCTTGCTCTAAAGCGAAGACTGAGCGAACACTGGCAGTTTGACGATGAGCAGATCCACAAACTCGAAGGTGTTTGGCACAAACTCGAAGATGGCTACAGCCGTTTGTCGCTCAAGGCGATCAGGAAAGTGTTGCCATTGATGATGGCAGGAAAGCGGTATGACGAGGCCGCTTCCGAGGCTTACGGCGACCATCGAAAGACGTTTGGGGCTGGAAACAGCCTGAAACTCCAACTGCCGCCCAAAGACCTGCGCAATCCGATCGTTTTTAAGGCACTGTGCGAAGTTCGCAAGGTGGTCAACGCGATAATTCGTAAACATAAATTGCCTGATGAGATCAGGCTCGAAATGGCACGTGATCTGAAACTGACCAAGATTCAGAAAGAACGATCGATGAAGCAGCAGAATGAAAACAAGCGCATCAATGTGCAGGCCGAGGAATTTTTCAAACAAAAATTCAACCTCGAGAATGTGTCATCGACCGATAAATTGAAATATCGGCTTTGGAAAGAGTCCGGTGAACGATGTCCGTATACCGGTAAAAACATCCCGCCCGAATCGCTGTTGGACGACGGACTTGTCGATATCGAGCATATTATCCCGTACAGCAAGTGCTTTGACGATTCGTATATGAACAAGACGATCTGCGACGCCAAGTTCAATCGCGAGGTCAAGCGAAATCAGGCTCCGGGTGAGATCTACGACCGCGAAAGCCAGCAATTTTTTGAGTTGATGGAGAGGGTAAAAATGCTGCCGTCGCCGAAGGTCCGAAAATTTGAACAGTCCAAGGAGGAACTCGCACAGACGGACTGGGCCGGACGGCAGTTGTCCGACACTCGTTATATCTGCAAAGAAGTTCGCGGATACCTTCGTCAGCTTTATCCGTACAGCCCCGATGAGAGCAAATATGTACAGGTCGTCGCGGGTGGCGCAACGGCCAATCTGCGTCACGTCTGGCACATCAACGCAATACTGTCTGACGGTGACATTGAGGTTAAAAACAGAACTGATCACCGTCACCACGCCGTCGATGCGATCGTCATCGCACTGACCGATCGATGGTTGTATCAGTACATTTCCAAATTGGCGGGACGTAACCGTGAATTGATGAAGCGTAAGCTGTCGGGCTTTGAATTGCCGTGGGAGAGTTTCCTGAGCGATGTCGAGGATGCGTTAAATTCGATCGTGATCTCACACGCTCCGACACGGCGGATCAGGGGCCAGTTCGTCGAGGAAACAGCATACGGACCCACCGTCACCCCGGGCGTTTATGTGACCAAAAAGGAGCTGTCATCAATGACTCCCAAAATGGTCGAGAATATCATTGACGAAACGATCAAGGAACTCGTCAAGGCCAGACTGTCAGCATTTGACGGCGATTTTAAGAAAGCATTCGGCGACGAGACAAACCCGTTGCTGCACTCGGACGGCAAGACACCCATTCGCAAAACACGAATTTACGTCAAGATGTCACCGGACACATTGGTTCCTATCCGCGACACGAGCGGAAAGGAATATAAGTACTATCCACTCGCCGGCAATCACCACGTTCGTATCTACGAAAACACTCTGACCGAAGATCGCAAGGCCGTTCTCGTTCCGCGATTTTATGCCGCACAACGGAGCTGGAAACCTGCTGATCTCGGCCCGGAATGGCGGTTGCTGTTCACCTTGTGCTCTAACGACTATGTCGAGTTTTTGGGAGACGACGGTCGATTAAGAGTTTATCGGGTTCAGAAGATGTCAGGCGGGCAGAATTGGCAAGTTCAACTTCGCCCTTTGGAAGATACGAGAGCAGGATACATTCCAGGAATTACCGTTGTGATGACTGGATCCAACGCTTTAAGGAAAATTACTCGTAAACTTCAGGTCGATCCGCTTGGGCATCTTACCCAAGCTAATGATTAA
- a CDS encoding holo-ACP synthase, giving the protein MIISTGIDIVEVYRIRETLERTPRFAVRVYTDAERAYCDSKGVAAAQSYAARFAAKEAFLKALKTGWRGKLAWREIEVTQSDEGAPAFNISGEAKRLLDASGTDAVHLSLSHTSDHAIAQVIFERS; this is encoded by the coding sequence ATGATCATCTCAACCGGCATCGACATTGTGGAAGTTTATCGCATACGCGAGACGTTGGAAAGAACGCCGCGGTTTGCCGTGCGTGTCTATACCGACGCGGAACGCGCGTATTGCGACAGCAAAGGCGTCGCTGCGGCCCAGTCGTACGCGGCACGTTTTGCGGCCAAAGAAGCTTTCCTAAAAGCACTGAAAACCGGTTGGCGAGGCAAACTCGCCTGGCGTGAGATCGAGGTGACACAGTCGGACGAAGGCGCACCCGCGTTCAACATCTCGGGCGAAGCAAAACGCCTGCTCGACGCCTCCGGCACCGACGCCGTTCACCTTTCCCTCTCGCACACCAGCGACCACGCGATCGCACAGGTCATTTTCGAAAGATCATAG